Proteins from one Porites lutea chromosome 3, jaPorLute2.1, whole genome shotgun sequence genomic window:
- the LOC140929378 gene encoding adenosine receptor A2a-like, with product MNVTVNDLRTFQESKHHTISVFITAACLIAISAVALGGNLLVLAAIAINRNLRSLSDLFVANLALADLCQACVAVPLRVVNLFGSEHGPIIPCHAVVLFSVLFGGASNFGILLVSVDKFIAIKWPFKYNNWTTVKLFICTIVLSWLSLIIYSVLPVIGWGKAATADFSSTCRFMDTLDKHYVATAYLFIHGMPLTSIIFIYFFILKATFRHSRAIAAQELSLRTNNFPISNAALITNEEMSTNGDREQKQSGRNQRRHLRACAQPSRRGKGVRMVAVLVGLFIILVLPIIVIDVLEIWKEPFVPLAVVYVAICLIYANSAVNVFIYAGWSSEYKRTFRGLLSSFWELLLRPCS from the coding sequence ATGAATGTGACAGTTAATGACTTAAGAACCTTTCAGGAAAGCAAACACCACACCATCTCTGTATTTATTACAGCGGCTTGTTTGATCGCCATATCAGCAGTTGCTTTGGGCGGAAATTTGCTCGTATTGGCGGCAATAGCCATAAATAGGAATCTTCGCTCTTTATCAGATCTCTTTGTAGCAAATTTAGCCCTCGCAGACTTGTGCCAAGCTTGTGTGGCGGTTCCTCTACGGGTTGTCAATCTGTTTGGATCAGAACATGGACCGATTATTCCCTGTCATGCAGTGGTTTTGTTTTCCGTTCTGTTTGGTGGCGCTTCTAACTTCGGCATTTTACTTGTGAGTGTAGACAAATTTATAGCCATAAAATGGCCATTCAAATATAACAATTGGACTACGGTGAAATTGTTTATTTGCACTATTGTCCTAAGCTGGCTTTCCCTGATCATATATTCAGTTTTACCCGTGATAGGGTGGGGTAAGGCTGCAACCGCGGACTTTTCTTCAACTTGCCGTTTCATGGATACACTGGACAAGCACTATGTGGCCAcagcttatttatttattcacggAATGCCATTAACATCTATCATTTTCATATACTTCTTCATCCTCAAAGCCACGTTCCGACATTCGAGGGCAATTGCGGCACAAGAATTGAGCTTGAGAACAAATAACTTTCCAATCAGTAACGCTGCTTTAATCACTAACGAGGAGATGAGCACCAACGGTGATCGGGAGCAAAAGCAAAGTGGCAGGAATCAACGCCGGCACCTGCGTGCCTGTGCCCAGCCCAGCAGACGGGGCAAAGGTGTTCGTATGGTCGCCGTTTTAGTAGGTCTCTTTATCATCCTAGTGCTGCCGATCATTGTGATTGACGTGCTAGAGATCTGGAAAGAACCATTCGTACCGCTCGCCGTTGTTTATGTTGCAATCTGCTTGATTTATGCCAATTCGGCCGTAAATGTGTTCATATACGCTGGCTGGAGCTCCGAGTACAAAAGAACGTTTCGTGGTCTTTTAAGTTCTTTTTGGGAGTTACTGTTAAGACCGTGCTCTTAA